A portion of the Thermosediminibacter oceani DSM 16646 genome contains these proteins:
- a CDS encoding peptidoglycan D,D-transpeptidase FtsI family protein gives MEKLHRNIKLVFAVFCGLFMCLLGYLTYFQVYERQKLIESSYNRRLWEQEESITRGTVYDIRGRVLAATVVENGAKRRVYPQGPAFGPLLGYSSRKLGRAGLEEVLNGELLGISQQDPMLLLRQKILGVSKGNDVYLTIDSDLQKRAYELFQGRRGALVALDPNTGAVLAMVSSPGYNPSSVEKQWEALSKDKASPLLNRAIQGLYPPGSSFKIVTLAAALESIPDIEKRTYETPGYVKVSGRVIRDYEGMEPGNYDVKRAFSLSSNSIFVKIGLEVGKERLFAKAQEFGFNSKIPFELPAAVSRFPRFSLMSDDVELAEASIGQGRILATPLQMAMVASTVANGGKMIQPYIVQKTVTPLGHVKNFEKAGSAKQVIDEVTANKIREYMVDVVENGTGTPARVRGIPVAGKTGSAENPHGETHAWFVGFAPADDPKIAVAVVVENAGSGGRNAGPIAREVISQYLERLQ, from the coding sequence TTTGCGGTGTTCTGCGGGCTTTTTATGTGCCTTTTGGGATACCTCACCTATTTCCAGGTTTATGAGCGGCAAAAGCTCATAGAAAGCTCATATAACCGGAGGCTCTGGGAACAGGAGGAGAGCATTACCAGAGGCACCGTGTACGATATTAGGGGAAGAGTCCTCGCCGCTACGGTTGTGGAAAACGGTGCGAAAAGGCGGGTTTACCCCCAGGGGCCGGCTTTCGGTCCGCTGCTCGGGTATTCCAGCAGGAAGCTGGGGAGGGCCGGGTTGGAAGAGGTGCTGAACGGGGAGCTTTTAGGAATTTCCCAGCAGGATCCCATGCTGTTGTTGCGCCAGAAGATTCTGGGAGTTTCAAAGGGCAACGATGTTTACCTGACGATAGACTCGGACCTTCAAAAAAGAGCATACGAGCTTTTTCAGGGAAGGCGGGGGGCTCTGGTAGCCCTGGACCCGAATACCGGCGCGGTTCTTGCAATGGTGAGCTCACCGGGTTACAATCCCAGCAGTGTCGAAAAGCAGTGGGAAGCACTGTCTAAGGACAAGGCGAGTCCCCTGCTCAACAGGGCCATCCAGGGGCTGTACCCTCCAGGCTCGTCCTTTAAAATAGTGACCCTTGCCGCAGCCTTGGAAAGCATACCGGATATTGAGAAAAGGACTTACGAGACGCCGGGGTACGTGAAGGTCAGCGGAAGAGTCATAAGGGATTACGAAGGGATGGAACCGGGCAATTACGACGTTAAGAGGGCTTTCAGCCTCTCCAGCAACTCGATTTTTGTGAAAATAGGGCTTGAAGTGGGAAAGGAGAGGCTTTTTGCCAAAGCCCAGGAATTCGGGTTTAATTCAAAAATCCCCTTTGAGCTGCCGGCGGCCGTGAGCCGATTCCCCAGGTTTTCCCTTATGAGCGACGACGTAGAACTGGCTGAAGCTTCCATAGGCCAGGGCCGCATCCTGGCGACTCCGCTTCAAATGGCCATGGTAGCTTCCACGGTGGCCAACGGCGGCAAGATGATACAGCCGTATATCGTGCAAAAGACGGTTACACCTCTAGGGCACGTAAAAAATTTTGAGAAGGCGGGTTCTGCGAAGCAGGTAATCGACGAAGTGACGGCGAACAAGATAAGGGAATATATGGTTGATGTGGTAGAAAACGGCACCGGTACTCCGGCAAGGGTTCGCGGCATACCCGTAGCCGGAAAAACCGGCAGCGCCGAAAACCCCCACGGAGAGACCCACGCCTGGTTTGTAGGCTTCGCCCCGGCGGACGACCCTAAGATAGCGGTGGCGGTCGTTGTGGAAAACGCCGGTTCCGGCGGCAGAAACGCCGGGCCTATTGCCAGGGAGGTAATATCACAGTACCTGGAGCGCCTGCAATAA
- a CDS encoding DMT family transporter — protein MRIKKSLLADGALLLVTMAWGLNFVVMKNALQRITPFMYLAVRFLLAFLVLAAVFNENIKKVDKRDIIGGSIIGLFLFLGFATQTVGLIYTTPAKSGFITGSNVVMVPFLAYFVNKKFPGWYQVLGAAVTFAGLGVISLEGGLRVNVGDFLTLLCAVFFAMQIVSTEYYARRGNPINLAILETGITGMLSLFVGALTEPMPVTLDLSMWIAILYAVICCTAGAFLVQNVAQKYTTSTHAAVIMCQEAVFAGVFSFLFWGEPVTFKALAGFALILAGVLITELSPAYGLKTETL, from the coding sequence ATGAGGATAAAAAAGAGCCTTCTGGCGGATGGGGCTCTGCTCCTAGTCACCATGGCGTGGGGGCTCAACTTTGTCGTAATGAAAAACGCCCTTCAGAGGATAACGCCTTTCATGTACCTTGCCGTGAGGTTTTTGCTGGCTTTTCTCGTCCTTGCAGCCGTCTTCAATGAAAATATAAAAAAAGTGGATAAAAGGGATATAATCGGAGGTAGCATCATAGGCCTTTTTCTCTTCCTGGGGTTTGCCACCCAGACGGTGGGGCTTATTTATACCACACCGGCCAAGTCCGGGTTCATAACGGGAAGCAATGTAGTAATGGTGCCGTTTCTGGCGTACTTTGTAAACAAAAAGTTCCCCGGCTGGTACCAGGTGTTGGGGGCTGCCGTCACTTTTGCAGGATTGGGTGTCATCTCCCTGGAAGGCGGGTTAAGGGTAAATGTAGGGGATTTTCTTACACTGCTTTGCGCCGTATTTTTTGCCATGCAGATAGTGAGCACCGAATACTACGCCAGGCGGGGCAATCCGATTAACCTCGCAATCCTTGAAACGGGTATAACCGGAATGCTGTCGCTCTTTGTCGGTGCCTTGACCGAGCCCATGCCCGTAACGCTGGATTTATCGATGTGGATCGCGATACTGTATGCGGTTATATGCTGCACAGCAGGCGCTTTTCTCGTCCAGAACGTTGCGCAGAAATACACCACCTCGACCCACGCGGCAGTCATCATGTGCCAGGAAGCGGTATTTGCCGGTGTATTTTCCTTCCTCTTCTGGGGTGAGCCCGTAACGTTCAAAGCCCTCGCAGGCTTTGCGCTGATACTGGCAGGGGTACTGATAACCGAGCTTTCCCCTGCTTACGGACTTAAAACGGAAACCCTTTGA